One segment of Gemmatimonadota bacterium DNA contains the following:
- a CDS encoding beta-ketoacyl-ACP synthase III, which yields MKQPKPTAEIAATGRYLPERILTNEDLERLVETSDEWIRERTGISERRIADDDMGAAEMGARAARDVMAKAGIEPGEVDLILVTTATPDRLLPSTACDMQALLGAENAAAMDISAACTGFLYGLTVAETHVAAGRADWALVVSTEKMSAIVDWTDRSTCVLFGDGAGAALVRRSENGRGILSSFNRSDGRLADLLYRPAGGTVKPFDAAVLQSGDHLMRMAGREVFKAAVRSMAQAANQALTSAGLTGKDIKLMVPHQANIRIIEATARYSGIPMEKVYVNVDRYGNMSSATVPVALDEAAEQGLITEGDYVLLVAFGAGFTWGATVVRW from the coding sequence ATGAAGCAGCCGAAGCCTACCGCGGAGATCGCGGCGACCGGTCGCTATCTGCCCGAACGGATCCTGACCAACGAGGACCTCGAGCGGCTCGTCGAAACCTCGGACGAATGGATCCGCGAGCGGACCGGCATCAGCGAAAGACGCATCGCCGACGACGACATGGGCGCCGCCGAGATGGGCGCCCGCGCGGCACGCGACGTCATGGCCAAGGCGGGCATCGAGCCCGGCGAGGTCGACCTGATTCTGGTCACCACGGCCACCCCGGACAGACTGCTCCCGTCGACCGCCTGCGACATGCAAGCGCTGCTGGGAGCCGAGAACGCCGCGGCCATGGACATCTCCGCCGCGTGCACGGGGTTCCTGTACGGGCTCACGGTTGCCGAGACACACGTGGCCGCCGGGCGCGCGGACTGGGCCCTCGTGGTCTCCACGGAGAAGATGTCGGCCATAGTCGACTGGACGGATCGATCCACGTGCGTCCTCTTCGGCGACGGCGCCGGCGCGGCGCTGGTGCGCAGGTCGGAGAACGGGCGCGGCATCCTGTCGTCTTTCAACCGCTCCGACGGCAGACTGGCCGACCTCCTGTACCGGCCCGCGGGCGGCACGGTGAAGCCGTTCGACGCGGCCGTCCTGCAGTCCGGCGACCACCTCATGCGCATGGCGGGGCGCGAGGTCTTCAAGGCCGCCGTTCGGTCCATGGCCCAGGCCGCCAATCAGGCGCTCACGAGCGCGGGGCTGACCGGCAAGGACATCAAGCTGATGGTCCCGCACCAGGCCAACATTCGCATTATCGAGGCTACGGCGCGCTACTCCGGCATCCCCATGGAGAAGGTGTACGTCAACGTCGACCGATACGGGAACATGAGCTCGGCTACGGTTCCCGTGGCGCTCGACGAAGCGGCGGAGCAGGGGCTGATCACCGAGGGCGACTACGTCCTCCTGGTCGCGTTCGGCGCCGGCTTCACTTGGGGAGCCACGGTCGTTCGATGGTAG
- a CDS encoding CTP synthase translates to MTEQGRRPTNFIFVTGGVVSSLGKGIAAASLGRLLVARGLRVTIQKFDPYINVDPGTLSPFQHGEVFVTDDGAETDLDLGHYERFIDESLSQANNITTGRIYQDVITKERRGDYLGATVQVIPHITDEIKGAIRRLAPNHDVVITEIGGTVGDIESLPFLEAIRQFRQDVGREHTLFIHLTLIPYIAAAGELKTKPTQHSVRELMEIGIQPDVLVCRTDRPLTPEIKRKIALFTNVDTAAVIEMRDVKTIYKVPLALDRQKISELVVTKLGLEGLREPDMEPWKSMVARIERPAHGSVRIAVVGKYTALPDSYKSVGEALIHGGIHNDVGVEIDWLSSEDFEDRSITGGGRIAAYDGLLIPGGFGVRGVEGMLEAIRHAREHGMPFFGICLGLQCAIIEYARNVCGLEASHSVEFIRDAGDPVICMMDSQRQVTDMGGTMRLGAYPCRLKPGSRVEEIYGTSEISERHRHRYEVNNKYRDVLERHGFEFSGLSPDGNLVEMGELPDHPWYIGCQFHPELKSRPTRAHPLFAAFVEAAMSYHDGTVAGAAVPGEVAETEGQADAATNGIAPSVPTPARP, encoded by the coding sequence ATGACCGAGCAGGGGCGGCGGCCGACCAACTTCATTTTCGTCACCGGCGGCGTTGTTTCGTCGCTCGGCAAGGGCATCGCCGCGGCGTCGCTCGGCCGGCTTCTGGTCGCGCGTGGGTTGCGCGTCACCATCCAGAAATTCGACCCCTACATCAACGTCGATCCCGGCACGTTGTCTCCCTTCCAGCACGGCGAGGTGTTCGTCACGGACGACGGCGCCGAGACCGACCTTGACCTGGGGCACTACGAGCGCTTCATCGACGAGTCGCTCTCCCAGGCGAACAACATCACCACCGGCCGCATCTACCAGGACGTCATCACCAAGGAGCGGCGAGGGGATTACCTGGGGGCAACCGTCCAGGTCATTCCACACATCACCGACGAGATCAAGGGCGCCATCCGCCGCCTCGCGCCGAACCACGACGTGGTGATCACGGAGATCGGCGGCACGGTGGGTGACATCGAGTCGCTGCCGTTCCTGGAGGCGATTCGGCAGTTCCGGCAGGACGTGGGGCGCGAGCACACGCTGTTCATACACCTCACGCTGATTCCCTACATCGCCGCGGCCGGGGAGCTCAAGACCAAGCCGACGCAGCACTCGGTCCGCGAGTTGATGGAGATCGGCATCCAGCCGGACGTCTTGGTGTGCCGGACCGATCGGCCGCTCACGCCAGAAATCAAGCGCAAGATTGCGCTCTTCACCAACGTCGATACGGCCGCCGTGATCGAGATGCGCGACGTGAAGACGATCTACAAGGTGCCGCTCGCTCTGGATCGGCAGAAGATCTCCGAGTTGGTCGTGACCAAGCTGGGCCTGGAGGGACTGCGCGAGCCCGACATGGAGCCGTGGAAGAGCATGGTGGCGCGCATCGAGCGACCGGCGCACGGGTCCGTCCGCATCGCCGTGGTGGGGAAATACACCGCGCTGCCCGACTCCTACAAGTCGGTTGGCGAGGCGCTCATCCACGGGGGCATCCACAACGACGTCGGTGTGGAGATCGACTGGCTGTCCAGCGAAGACTTCGAGGATCGAAGCATCACGGGTGGAGGACGCATAGCCGCTTACGATGGGCTGCTGATCCCGGGCGGGTTCGGGGTGCGCGGCGTGGAAGGCATGCTCGAGGCGATTCGGCACGCGCGCGAGCACGGCATGCCGTTCTTCGGCATCTGCCTGGGGCTGCAGTGCGCCATCATCGAGTACGCACGCAACGTATGCGGCCTGGAGGCCTCGCACTCGGTCGAGTTCATTCGGGACGCCGGCGATCCGGTGATCTGCATGATGGACTCCCAGCGGCAGGTCACCGACATGGGCGGCACGATGCGGCTCGGCGCCTACCCGTGCCGCTTGAAGCCCGGCTCCCGCGTGGAGGAGATCTACGGCACGTCGGAGATCAGCGAGCGCCACCGGCACCGCTACGAGGTCAACAACAAGTACCGCGATGTCCTCGAGCGGCACGGCTTCGAGTTCAGCGGGCTGTCGCCGGACGGAAACCTGGTCGAAATGGGCGAGCTGCCGGACCACCCGTGGTACATCGGCTGCCAGTTCCATCCGGAGCTCAAGTCGCGCCCCACGCGCGCGCACCCGCTTTTCGCGGCGTTCGTGGAGGCGGCGATGAGTTACCACGACGGGACCGTCGCCGGCGCGGCGGTACCCGGCGAGGTCGCCGAGACGGAGGGCCAGGCCGACGCCGCGACGAACGGTATTGCGCCCTCCGTGCCCACGCCCGCCAGACCGTGA
- the fabG gene encoding 3-oxoacyl-[acyl-carrier-protein] reductase, whose translation MELAGRVAIVTGGSRGIGAGIAAELARAGAAVAVVGRDVARAQDAADALPGSGHGAFACDVSSAESVAALMGAVEADLGPVHTLVNNAGVTADNLLLRLKDADWDRVMDTNLRGAFNTVRAAAKGMMRRREGRIVNITSVVGLTGNKGQANYAASKAGLIGLTKSVARELASRNILCNAVAPGYIETEMTAALGEDVRAELASRIALGRLGTAADVAPVVRFLAGPGAAYITGQVLVVDGGMVM comes from the coding sequence ATGGAGTTAGCCGGGCGGGTCGCGATCGTGACGGGGGGCAGCCGTGGCATCGGCGCGGGCATCGCCGCCGAGTTGGCGCGCGCAGGCGCCGCGGTCGCGGTGGTCGGCCGGGACGTCGCGCGCGCGCAGGACGCGGCGGACGCCCTGCCCGGCAGCGGGCACGGCGCGTTCGCGTGCGACGTCAGCAGCGCCGAGTCTGTGGCCGCCCTGATGGGCGCGGTCGAGGCAGACCTAGGCCCCGTGCACACGCTGGTGAACAACGCCGGCGTGACCGCGGACAACCTCCTGCTGCGACTCAAGGACGCGGACTGGGATCGGGTCATGGACACGAACCTGCGTGGCGCGTTCAACACGGTTCGGGCCGCGGCCAAGGGGATGATGCGCAGGAGGGAAGGGCGCATCGTGAACATCACGAGCGTGGTGGGGTTGACTGGCAACAAGGGGCAGGCCAACTATGCCGCCTCGAAGGCCGGTTTGATAGGTCTGACCAAGTCGGTCGCCAGGGAATTGGCCTCCCGAAATATCCTCTGCAACGCCGTCGCTCCCGGATACATAGAGACGGAGATGACGGCCGCGTTGGGGGAGGACGTGCGCGCCGAGCTGGCCTCGCGGATCGCGTTGGGCAGACTCGGCACGGCGGCGGATGTGGCGCCGGTCGTCCGCTTTCTCGCGGGCCCCGGCGCCGCTTACATCACGGGGCAGGTGCTCGTGGTGGACGGCGGCATGGTGATGTAG
- a CDS encoding acyl carrier protein, which produces MADGTDARIKEIIVNELGIEPEKVTEEASFVEDLGADSLDIVELVMAFEEEFGVDIPDEEAEKLQTVGDAIAYLNEHQDS; this is translated from the coding sequence ATGGCGGACGGCACGGACGCGCGGATCAAGGAAATCATCGTCAACGAGTTGGGCATCGAGCCCGAGAAGGTCACCGAGGAAGCCTCCTTCGTCGAGGACCTGGGGGCGGACTCGCTCGATATCGTCGAGCTGGTGATGGCGTTCGAGGAAGAGTTCGGGGTGGACATCCCCGATGAGGAGGCGGAAAAGCTCCAAACGGTGGGCGACGCCATCGCCTATCTGAACGAGCACCAGGACTCCTAG
- the fabF gene encoding beta-ketoacyl-ACP synthase II has protein sequence MVGDKHRVVITGMGLVTPIGNTVDDTWTALLEGRSGGAPITQFDAHDEFAVRFACEVKGFDPESYLDRKAARRTDRFAQFAIAASDQALEQSGLASFESLNRDRVGVIIGSGIGGIGTFESQARTMYDRGPKRISPFFIPMFILDIASGLVSMRHGLRGPNYATVSACASSAHAIGDAYRSLQRGETDAMIAGGAEATVTPMTMAGFASMHALSTRNDSPETASRPFDATRDGFVLGEGAGALILETLEHARARGATILGEIGGFGQTADAHHITAPAPGGAGAQLAMTAALSDAGVGPADVGYINAHGTSTPANDMNETLAIKAVFGDHADSIVVGSTKSMTGHTLGAAGAMEAIICALVCDTGKIPSTINFVEADPDCDLDYAHDGVRERGVHVAVTNSFGFGGHNACVVVKGWNEE, from the coding sequence ATGGTGGGCGACAAGCATCGCGTGGTGATCACCGGCATGGGTCTGGTGACGCCGATCGGCAATACCGTGGACGACACGTGGACGGCGTTGCTGGAGGGGCGCAGCGGCGGGGCGCCGATCACCCAGTTCGACGCGCACGATGAGTTCGCGGTGCGCTTCGCGTGCGAGGTGAAGGGATTCGATCCGGAATCATATCTGGATCGCAAGGCGGCGCGCCGAACGGACCGCTTCGCCCAGTTCGCGATCGCGGCGTCCGATCAGGCCCTGGAGCAGTCGGGCCTGGCCTCGTTCGAGTCGCTGAACAGGGACCGGGTAGGGGTGATCATCGGCAGCGGCATCGGCGGCATCGGCACCTTCGAGAGCCAGGCGCGCACGATGTACGACCGCGGGCCGAAGCGGATCAGCCCGTTCTTCATCCCGATGTTCATCCTGGACATCGCCTCCGGCCTGGTGTCCATGCGGCACGGGCTGCGCGGCCCCAACTACGCCACGGTTTCCGCCTGCGCGTCCAGCGCGCACGCCATCGGCGACGCGTATCGCTCCTTGCAGCGCGGAGAGACGGACGCGATGATCGCCGGGGGTGCCGAGGCGACGGTCACGCCCATGACCATGGCGGGCTTCGCCTCGATGCACGCGCTGTCCACGCGCAACGACTCGCCCGAGACGGCCAGCCGCCCCTTTGACGCCACACGCGACGGCTTCGTCCTGGGAGAGGGAGCCGGAGCGCTCATCCTGGAGACGCTGGAGCACGCGCGTGCGCGTGGCGCGACCATCCTCGGCGAGATCGGCGGTTTCGGGCAGACCGCGGACGCGCACCACATCACGGCGCCGGCGCCCGGTGGGGCGGGCGCGCAACTCGCCATGACCGCGGCGCTGAGCGACGCGGGGGTGGGGCCGGCCGACGTGGGCTACATCAACGCACATGGCACGTCCACCCCGGCCAACGACATGAACGAGACGTTGGCCATCAAGGCCGTGTTCGGGGACCACGCCGACTCCATCGTCGTCGGCTCCACCAAGTCCATGACCGGACACACGCTGGGCGCCGCCGGCGCGATGGAGGCCATCATCTGCGCGCTGGTTTGCGACACCGGAAAGATTCCCTCCACGATCAACTTCGTCGAGGCGGACCCGGACTGCGACCTGGACTACGCCCACGACGGCGTGCGTGAGCGCGGCGTACACGTGGCGGTCACCAACTCCTTCGGGTTCGGGGGCCACAACGCGTGCGTGGTGGTCAAGGGCTGGAACGAGGAGTAG
- a CDS encoding aminodeoxychorismate/anthranilate synthase component II encodes MLLLIDNYDSFTWNLYQYLGELGAEALVRRNDEVSVDDIEALAPERIVISPGPCTPAQAGVSVACVERFGSSIPLLGVCLGHQAIAQAYGGRVVRADRPMHGKVSPVAHTGVDVFEGLPSPMEATRYHSLIVERDTLPEALEVIAWTGEDDWEHEIQGVRHSAHPVWGVQFHPESIASTHGKALLGNFLRLGAT; translated from the coding sequence GTGCTTCTGCTGATAGACAACTACGATTCCTTCACCTGGAACCTGTATCAGTATCTGGGAGAACTCGGCGCCGAGGCCCTGGTGCGCCGCAACGACGAGGTGTCGGTCGACGACATCGAGGCCCTGGCGCCGGAGCGCATAGTGATATCGCCGGGGCCGTGCACACCCGCGCAGGCGGGAGTCAGCGTGGCCTGCGTGGAACGCTTCGGGTCGAGCATCCCTCTGCTGGGCGTGTGCCTGGGACACCAGGCGATCGCGCAGGCTTACGGGGGCCGCGTGGTGCGAGCCGATCGGCCGATGCACGGCAAGGTGTCGCCGGTGGCCCACACCGGCGTGGACGTGTTCGAGGGCCTGCCGTCGCCCATGGAGGCCACCCGCTACCACTCGCTCATCGTCGAGCGTGACACGCTGCCCGAGGCGCTCGAGGTGATCGCGTGGACCGGAGAGGACGACTGGGAGCACGAGATCCAGGGCGTGCGCCACTCCGCCCACCCGGTGTGGGGCGTCCAGTTCCACCCCGAGTCCATCGCGAGCACCCACGGCAAGGCGCTGCTGGGCAACTTCCTTCGCCTGGGGGCGACGTGA
- a CDS encoding DedA family protein: MNLDALLPRLTELPPWLTYVVLGVGAAVENVFPPIPADTVVLFGAFLAGLGQADPWLVLASTWAANVIGAVAVYFVARRYGEAAFASGPGRWLLHPGQLERIARFYARWGASALFLSRFFPGVRALVPVFAGVSRMRPVAVAVPLATASFIWYGALVWVGAVSGRNWEELKAFMERAGGPLGWAGAVILVLLVVWWVRTRRAR, encoded by the coding sequence ATGAACCTGGACGCCCTGCTCCCGCGGCTAACCGAGCTCCCACCCTGGCTCACCTACGTCGTACTCGGCGTTGGGGCCGCCGTCGAGAACGTCTTTCCGCCCATTCCGGCGGACACCGTGGTACTGTTCGGCGCCTTCCTGGCAGGATTGGGTCAGGCGGATCCGTGGCTGGTGCTGGCGTCGACCTGGGCGGCCAACGTGATAGGCGCGGTGGCTGTGTATTTCGTTGCGCGCCGATACGGCGAAGCGGCGTTCGCTTCCGGCCCCGGGCGCTGGCTCCTCCACCCGGGCCAGCTCGAACGCATCGCCCGTTTCTACGCCCGCTGGGGCGCGTCCGCGCTGTTTCTCAGTCGTTTCTTCCCCGGCGTGCGGGCGCTGGTGCCGGTGTTCGCGGGGGTGAGTCGCATGCGGCCGGTGGCCGTGGCCGTGCCGCTGGCGACGGCGTCTTTCATCTGGTACGGAGCGCTGGTCTGGGTGGGCGCGGTGTCGGGCCGCAACTGGGAGGAGCTGAAGGCCTTCATGGAGCGCGCCGGGGGCCCGTTGGGATGGGCCGGGGCCGTCATCCTTGTGCTGCTGGTGGTCTGGTGGGTGCGGACTCGGCGGGCGCGGTGA
- the rpmF gene encoding 50S ribosomal protein L32, giving the protein MAVPKKKISKQRKRKRRGHHKAEAPGAVACDNCGDPKLPHRVCPNCGHYRGRAVLEVEEF; this is encoded by the coding sequence ATGGCCGTTCCGAAGAAGAAGATATCGAAGCAGAGAAAGCGTAAGCGGCGCGGCCACCACAAGGCCGAGGCGCCGGGCGCGGTCGCTTGCGACAACTGCGGAGACCCCAAGCTGCCGCACCGGGTTTGCCCCAACTGCGGGCACTACCGGGGTCGCGCGGTGCTCGAAGTCGAGGAGTTCTAG
- the fabD gene encoding ACP S-malonyltransferase translates to MVALLFPGQGSQSVGMGRDLADAFPEARAVFEEADDALGAGLSRIMWQGPEDELTATLNAQPAILVHSIAVLRIAGDLAGSAAFAAGHSLGEFSAHVAAGTVSFADAVRLVRRRGEAMHAAGQERPGTMAAVIGLEDDAVRAVCAEVSARAGVVVAANFNAPGQVVISGEVGAVEQARAAAQEAGARRALPLNVSGAFHSPLMAPAAESLERALADVEFRTPAFPVVSNVTAEPVRDARAAKALLVDQLTNPVRWVDGMRTLRGLGVGRFVEVGPGNVLTGLLRRIDRAAEGVAIGTAEDVGRALAAAASA, encoded by the coding sequence ATGGTAGCGTTGCTGTTCCCCGGCCAGGGCTCGCAGTCCGTGGGCATGGGACGCGACCTGGCCGACGCCTTTCCGGAGGCGCGCGCCGTCTTCGAGGAGGCTGACGACGCGCTGGGGGCTGGATTGTCGCGGATCATGTGGCAGGGCCCCGAGGACGAGTTGACGGCAACCCTGAACGCCCAGCCCGCCATACTGGTTCATTCCATCGCGGTGCTGCGGATCGCCGGTGACCTGGCGGGGTCGGCGGCCTTCGCCGCGGGCCATTCGCTGGGCGAGTTCAGCGCGCACGTGGCCGCCGGCACGGTGTCCTTCGCCGACGCGGTTCGACTGGTGCGCCGCCGGGGCGAGGCCATGCACGCCGCGGGGCAGGAGCGCCCGGGGACGATGGCCGCGGTGATCGGGCTGGAGGACGACGCGGTGCGGGCGGTCTGCGCGGAAGTAAGCGCGCGCGCCGGCGTCGTGGTGGCGGCGAACTTCAACGCCCCGGGGCAGGTGGTGATCAGCGGCGAGGTCGGGGCGGTGGAACAAGCCCGGGCGGCCGCGCAGGAGGCGGGCGCGCGTCGCGCGCTGCCGCTGAACGTGTCGGGCGCGTTCCACAGCCCCCTCATGGCCCCCGCCGCCGAGAGCCTGGAGCGGGCGCTGGCCGACGTGGAGTTCCGGACGCCGGCGTTCCCGGTGGTCTCCAACGTTACCGCCGAGCCGGTGAGGGACGCGCGGGCCGCCAAGGCCCTGCTGGTGGACCAGCTTACCAACCCCGTGCGCTGGGTCGACGGCATGCGGACGCTGCGCGGGTTGGGCGTGGGGCGCTTCGTGGAGGTCGGGCCGGGCAACGTGCTCACGGGCCTCCTGCGCAGGATAGACAGGGCGGCCGAGGGCGTCGCGATCGGCACCGCGGAAGACGTCGGCCGGGCGCTGGCCGCCGCCGCGTCGGCGTGA
- the plsX gene encoding phosphate acyltransferase PlsX, whose amino-acid sequence MRIALDAQGSDLHPRTEIAGALEALRELPGDFRVTLVGDRDELAQELASQGADGLRERIDLVHAPTRVESSDSPAAAIRRKPDSSIAVGLRLQRDGDVDAFISAGPTGAVMANSLFVLRAVEGVDRPTVATVLPTAGLPLVMLDAGANVDCKPRQLLQFGRLGAVYAEDVLGRQRPKVGLLNIGEEPEKGDERSVAAHALLRDSELNFVGNVEGRDVITGSCDVLVTDGFAGNVLLKFYEAVATFMSDLIRERFPDADPGVVHEVTRILDYTESGGAPLLGVNGVSIICHGGSPPRAIRNAIRMAIQSVRSDVVGHIRREIAERAESTVREVS is encoded by the coding sequence ATGCGCATCGCGCTAGACGCGCAGGGATCGGACCTCCACCCACGGACCGAAATTGCCGGGGCGCTCGAGGCGTTGCGCGAGCTTCCCGGGGATTTTCGCGTAACCCTCGTCGGTGATCGGGACGAGCTCGCTCAAGAGCTCGCCTCGCAGGGCGCCGACGGCCTGCGCGAACGCATCGACCTCGTGCACGCGCCCACGCGCGTGGAATCCTCCGACTCGCCGGCGGCGGCCATCCGGCGCAAGCCGGATTCGTCCATCGCGGTAGGGCTTCGCCTGCAGCGGGACGGGGACGTCGATGCCTTCATCAGCGCAGGTCCGACGGGCGCGGTCATGGCCAACTCGCTGTTTGTGCTGCGCGCCGTGGAGGGCGTGGATCGGCCCACGGTCGCGACCGTACTTCCCACAGCTGGGCTGCCGCTGGTCATGCTGGATGCGGGGGCCAACGTGGACTGCAAGCCGCGCCAACTGCTCCAGTTCGGACGACTGGGCGCGGTGTACGCGGAGGACGTGCTGGGCCGTCAGCGACCCAAGGTCGGGTTGCTGAACATCGGCGAGGAGCCGGAGAAGGGCGATGAGCGTTCGGTGGCCGCGCACGCGTTGCTGCGCGACAGTGAGCTGAACTTCGTGGGCAACGTCGAGGGCCGCGACGTCATTACCGGTTCCTGCGACGTGCTGGTCACCGACGGGTTCGCGGGTAACGTTCTACTCAAGTTCTACGAGGCGGTCGCGACTTTTATGAGTGACCTGATTCGTGAGCGTTTCCCGGACGCAGATCCCGGGGTCGTGCACGAGGTGACCCGAATCCTGGACTACACCGAGTCGGGCGGGGCACCGCTGTTGGGCGTAAACGGCGTGTCCATCATCTGTCATGGAGGCTCTCCTCCGCGCGCCATCCGGAACGCGATACGCATGGCGATCCAGTCGGTTCGATCGGACGTCGTGGGTCACATCCGGAGGGAGATCGCAGAGCGAGCGGAGAGCACCGTCAGGGAGGTATCATGA
- the xerD gene encoding site-specific tyrosine recombinase XerD, translating to MGADSAGAVTGDREAFKIIDFVDFLRLERGLSEQTVLAYRREIRRVADFLLTRGVSGPGAAQPQDLREFAYHLKDRGLAASTIRRALSSVRTYYAFLAAEDLVATDPTEVLESPRLGRRLPEVLSRQEVATLLEAGDIAERLYWRDTALLEFAYASGARVSEIVALRVRDLDLEAGFARVFGKGAKERLVPVGRSAARAVRVYLREGRPVLESGVGRGVLFLNARGKPLSRMGVWKILRRRTERAGIRKRVSPHTLRHSFATHLLEGGADLASVQELLGHADIATTQIYTHVDREQLRDVHRRYHPRA from the coding sequence GTGGGTGCGGACTCGGCGGGCGCGGTGACGGGCGACAGGGAGGCGTTCAAGATTATCGACTTCGTCGACTTTCTGCGCCTCGAGCGCGGACTCTCGGAGCAGACCGTGCTGGCCTACCGGCGGGAGATCCGGCGAGTGGCGGACTTTCTCCTGACCCGGGGCGTCTCCGGCCCCGGAGCAGCGCAGCCTCAGGATCTGCGAGAGTTCGCCTATCACCTCAAGGACCGTGGGCTGGCCGCCAGCACCATTCGCCGCGCCCTTTCCAGCGTGCGCACGTACTACGCCTTCCTGGCCGCCGAAGACCTGGTAGCGACCGACCCGACCGAGGTGCTGGAGTCGCCCCGACTCGGCCGGCGGCTGCCCGAGGTGCTGTCCCGCCAGGAGGTCGCCACTCTGCTGGAGGCGGGCGACATCGCCGAGCGGCTGTACTGGCGCGACACCGCGCTGCTCGAATTCGCCTATGCTTCCGGAGCTCGGGTGAGCGAGATCGTCGCGCTACGCGTGCGCGACCTGGATCTGGAGGCGGGTTTCGCGCGGGTCTTCGGCAAGGGCGCCAAGGAACGACTCGTGCCCGTGGGGCGGTCGGCGGCGCGTGCGGTGCGCGTGTACCTGCGCGAGGGGAGGCCCGTGCTCGAGAGCGGGGTGGGGCGAGGGGTGCTGTTCCTGAACGCGCGCGGCAAGCCGCTCAGCCGCATGGGCGTTTGGAAGATCCTGCGCCGGCGAACCGAGCGCGCGGGCATACGGAAGCGCGTCAGCCCGCACACGCTTCGGCACTCCTTCGCGACGCATCTGCTGGAGGGTGGGGCCGATCTCGCGTCGGTCCAGGAGCTGCTCGGCCACGCCGACATCGCGACGACCCAGATCTACACCCATGTGGATCGCGAGCAGCTGCGCGACGTGCACCGGCGCTACCACCCCCGGGCTTAG
- the kdsB gene encoding 3-deoxy-manno-octulosonate cytidylyltransferase — protein MACLKVLVVIPARLDSERLPRKPLIDLGGRSLIVRVWERVSALAGVDRVLIAADSEEVAAECRRVGADVELTDPALTSGTHRVAAAVRQRAASVECVVNVQGDEPFVGEDAVSEAVRAVRSGWDVGTVGTPVRTVDAWRDPAVVKVVRDDNGRALYFSRAPIPHPRDRAPTPDELSGEGYLRHVGVYAYQPEALQRWVELPPAPLEAIERLEQLRPLAAGMAIGVGLVVDAARGIDTEADVRWARGRLRGGERVAG, from the coding sequence ATGGCCTGCTTGAAGGTGCTCGTCGTGATTCCGGCGCGGCTGGACTCTGAGCGCTTGCCGCGCAAGCCGCTGATCGACCTGGGTGGTCGTTCGTTGATCGTCCGGGTTTGGGAACGTGTCTCCGCCCTCGCCGGTGTCGACCGGGTCCTGATAGCGGCGGACAGCGAGGAAGTTGCGGCGGAGTGCCGGCGAGTGGGCGCGGACGTGGAGTTGACCGACCCCGCGCTAACTTCCGGCACCCACCGAGTCGCGGCGGCCGTCCGACAACGAGCAGCGTCGGTCGAGTGCGTCGTCAACGTCCAGGGGGATGAACCGTTCGTGGGTGAGGATGCCGTCTCGGAGGCGGTCCGCGCCGTGCGATCGGGTTGGGATGTGGGGACGGTCGGGACGCCGGTCCGGACCGTGGACGCTTGGCGCGATCCAGCGGTCGTGAAGGTCGTCCGGGACGACAACGGCCGCGCGCTGTACTTCTCGCGCGCCCCGATTCCCCATCCCAGAGACAGGGCTCCAACGCCCGACGAACTGAGCGGCGAGGGGTACCTCCGCCACGTCGGGGTGTACGCCTATCAACCGGAGGCGCTGCAGCGCTGGGTGGAGCTTCCACCCGCGCCCCTGGAGGCGATCGAGCGGCTGGAGCAGTTGCGGCCGCTGGCGGCGGGCATGGCCATCGGGGTCGGTCTGGTCGTTGATGCGGCGCGCGGCATAGACACCGAAGCAGACGTGCGTTGGGCGCGCGGGAGATTGCGCGGTGGAGAGCGGGTCGCGGGATAA